In Hyphomicrobiaceae bacterium, one DNA window encodes the following:
- the ccmE gene encoding cytochrome c maturation protein CcmE, with product MTRKQRRGVIIGTGVAILSVAAILVLFALKDSIVFFHTPSDLVEEHVKPGQRIRLGGLVASGSVKRGEGTHVTFTVTDTLKDVPVTYNGVLPDLFREGQGVVAEGALDDKGIFTADSVLAKHDENYMPKEVADSLKAKGVKLGEGASHPSAQN from the coding sequence ATGACACGCAAACAGCGGCGAGGCGTCATAATCGGAACAGGCGTCGCCATTTTAAGCGTCGCGGCCATTCTCGTGCTGTTTGCTTTGAAGGATTCAATCGTCTTCTTTCATACGCCGAGTGATCTTGTCGAAGAGCATGTTAAGCCCGGACAGCGCATCCGGCTCGGCGGGCTGGTGGCCTCTGGATCGGTGAAGCGGGGCGAGGGCACGCATGTGACTTTCACGGTGACCGACACGTTGAAGGATGTTCCGGTGACGTATAATGGCGTGCTTCCTGATCTGTTCCGCGAAGGGCAGGGCGTCGTCGCGGAAGGTGCGCTCGATGACAAGGGTATTTTTACGGCCGATAGCGTGCTCGCCAAGCACGACGAGAATTACATGCCCAAGGAGGTTGCAGACTCCTTGAAGGCGAAAGGCGTGAAGCTTGGCGAGGGGGCGAGCCACCCTTCGGCCCAAAACTGA
- a CDS encoding heme lyase CcmF/NrfE family subunit, with translation MIVELGHFALVLALVVAGVQMIVPALGASRRDQRLMNVAEPAALAQLLLLILAFAALVHAYVVSDFSVQNVAANSHSTKPLIYKISGVWGNHEGSMLLWVLILALFGAAVAAFGNNLPPTLKAHVLAVQASIALAFLLFLVTTSDPFMRVYPPPADGNGLNPILQDPALAFHPPFLYTGYVGFSIAFSFAIAALIEGRIDAAWARWVRPWTLAAWMFLTIGIAMGSWWAYYELGWGGWWFWDPVENASFMPWLAGTALLHSALVMEKREGLKVWTVLLAILTFSLSLMGTFIVRSGVLTSVHAFAVDPKRGVFILAILMLFTGGGLALFALRAKELRQGGLFSPISREGALVLNNVLLVTAAATVFVGTLYPLALEGLTGDKISVGAPFFNMTFVPLMVPLLLVLPIGAVLPWKRGDLFGAMQRLWLAALAAVIAAIATFALSGAKASLAPFGIAIGVWVMVGAICEWLLRTKFFEASREEFVRRARNLPRSAYGTLLAHFGVGMMVVGIVATSAYREEHVLVMKPGDKIEVAGYDVTFKESSRDLGPNYREELAIFTVMRGGEFVTQLAPAKRIYDMPPQPTTEAGIHNSWRGDLYIVIGDQQLEGGGYAVRLYFNPLVRFIWIGALIMFLGGAASLSDRRLRIGAPIRGSSNKGAVAA, from the coding sequence ATGATCGTAGAGCTTGGACATTTCGCATTGGTTCTGGCGCTCGTCGTTGCCGGCGTGCAGATGATCGTTCCTGCTTTGGGCGCGTCTCGACGCGATCAGCGCTTGATGAACGTCGCCGAACCGGCGGCCCTGGCGCAACTTCTGCTTCTTATATTGGCCTTTGCGGCGTTGGTGCACGCCTACGTGGTATCCGATTTCTCGGTCCAAAATGTTGCCGCCAATTCGCATTCGACGAAGCCGCTCATCTATAAGATTTCCGGCGTGTGGGGAAATCATGAAGGCTCGATGCTGCTATGGGTCTTGATCCTCGCGCTGTTTGGTGCTGCCGTAGCCGCGTTCGGCAATAATCTCCCGCCCACTCTCAAGGCGCACGTGCTTGCAGTGCAGGCCTCGATCGCGCTTGCCTTCTTGTTGTTTCTCGTTACGACGTCTGACCCCTTCATGCGAGTTTATCCGCCGCCTGCCGATGGCAACGGATTGAACCCGATCCTGCAGGATCCAGCGCTCGCGTTTCATCCACCTTTCCTTTATACAGGCTACGTCGGTTTCTCGATTGCCTTCTCGTTTGCCATTGCCGCATTGATCGAGGGCAGGATTGATGCCGCATGGGCGCGCTGGGTGCGTCCCTGGACCCTTGCCGCCTGGATGTTTCTGACGATCGGCATCGCCATGGGATCGTGGTGGGCCTACTACGAGCTGGGCTGGGGCGGCTGGTGGTTCTGGGATCCGGTCGAGAACGCTTCGTTCATGCCGTGGCTCGCAGGTACGGCACTGCTCCACTCTGCACTTGTCATGGAGAAACGCGAAGGTTTGAAAGTTTGGACGGTGCTGTTGGCCATCCTGACGTTCTCGCTTTCGCTGATGGGTACTTTCATCGTGCGTTCGGGTGTTCTCACCTCGGTCCACGCTTTCGCTGTCGATCCCAAACGCGGTGTTTTCATTCTCGCCATTCTGATGCTGTTCACTGGCGGCGGATTGGCGCTATTTGCGCTGCGAGCGAAGGAGTTGCGACAGGGCGGTCTGTTCTCCCCCATCAGCCGCGAAGGCGCTTTGGTATTGAACAACGTGCTGCTGGTAACGGCAGCTGCGACGGTGTTCGTCGGAACGCTTTATCCTTTGGCGCTTGAAGGCCTGACAGGGGACAAGATATCTGTCGGCGCGCCGTTCTTTAACATGACGTTCGTGCCGCTCATGGTGCCGCTTCTCTTGGTATTGCCGATTGGTGCGGTTCTTCCCTGGAAGCGAGGCGATCTTTTCGGCGCTATGCAGCGCCTGTGGCTTGCGGCCCTGGCGGCGGTTATCGCAGCCATAGCGACGTTTGCGTTGTCGGGTGCCAAGGCGTCGCTCGCACCATTTGGAATTGCGATCGGTGTTTGGGTGATGGTCGGCGCCATTTGTGAATGGCTTCTGCGAACCAAATTCTTCGAGGCAAGTCGGGAAGAATTTGTGCGGCGCGCGCGCAACCTGCCGCGGTCTGCGTACGGGACGCTGTTGGCCCATTTCGGCGTCGGCATGATGGTAGTTGGGATTGTGGCGACGAGCGCCTATCGCGAGGAACATGTCCTCGTGATGAAGCCGGGAGATAAGATCGAAGTAGCTGGATATGATGTCACTTTCAAAGAATCGTCTCGTGACCTCGGCCCCAATTATCGCGAAGAACTCGCAATCTTCACCGTCATGCGTGGCGGTGAGTTTGTGACGCAGTTGGCACCGGCCAAACGGATCTACGATATGCCGCCGCAGCCGACCACGGAAGCAGGAATTCACAATTCGTGGCGCGGTGATCTCTACATCGTCATCGGAGACCAGCAGCTCGAAGGAGGCGGTTACGCGGTGCGCCTCTACTTCAACCCCCTTGTGCGGTTTATTTGGATCGGTGCGCTGATCATGTTCCTTGGCGGCGCAGCCTCGCTATCCGATCGCCGCCTGCGGATTGGCGCGCCGATCCGCGGGAGTTCGAACAAGGGAGCGGTGGCTGCATGA
- a CDS encoding cytochrome c-type biogenesis protein, producing MFAVAIGLAGSLPADAVQPDEILSDPALEARARAISSELRCLVCQNQSIDDSNAPLARDLRLLVRERLKANDTDQQVRDYIVARYGDFVLLKPPFNAETLVLWLTPLLVLLGGIWLARRATFKSTENAAAAPAGAPLSAQEMARLEQILKKEGEEA from the coding sequence ATGTTCGCCGTGGCGATTGGATTAGCGGGCTCGCTTCCCGCTGATGCAGTTCAACCCGACGAGATACTTTCCGATCCCGCGCTGGAGGCGCGTGCGCGGGCAATCTCGTCAGAGTTGCGCTGCCTTGTGTGTCAGAACCAATCAATCGACGACAGCAACGCGCCATTGGCTCGAGATCTGCGCCTTCTGGTTCGCGAACGGCTCAAGGCAAACGATACCGACCAACAAGTGCGCGACTACATCGTGGCGCGCTATGGTGATTTTGTTCTGCTGAAACCGCCGTTCAACGCAGAAACGTTGGTCCTGTGGCTGACACCACTTCTCGTACTGCTCGGGGGGATCTGGTTGGCGCGCCGCGCGACGTTCAAGTCGACGGAGAACGCCGCTGCCGCGCCCGCCGGAGCGCCGCTGAGTGCGCAGGAAATGGCCCGCCTAGAACAAATCCTGAAGAAAGAAGGCGAAGAAGCCTAG
- a CDS encoding trypsin-like serine protease codes for MLQRQIFPKPVNPASFWNATLSCLMAAANLCSVTSAAAAGPTWPVAHSKAETQIQPVAVFGTDDRRDLPASRARSLSDKIGVLSIGRSNFCTAFCVAPDTIATASHCLLGTQEQQGPDLSRVTFNVGGENMQLRSSPLLGSTRKEVRRSIRAGTTGLRIRPPIAAERDWAVARLSKPVCTAGGLAMSALSRKDIEAQAAKGNIYQVAMHRDLAADHLVVGAPCAMSRSFPQVRAETIALDFANANAILLHTCDTGLGSSGSPMLRDGAAGPEVVGINVGTYVISPPSTNLSSTAHSDEPTSEAIANTAVPVSQFRKAVDAFAATVAVGQQTPRP; via the coding sequence ATGCTGCAACGCCAAATATTCCCAAAGCCGGTCAATCCCGCTTCATTCTGGAACGCGACCCTCAGTTGTCTCATGGCCGCCGCGAACCTTTGCAGTGTCACAAGCGCTGCCGCCGCAGGTCCGACTTGGCCGGTAGCGCATTCCAAAGCGGAAACGCAAATACAGCCTGTCGCCGTATTCGGCACCGACGACCGTCGCGATTTGCCTGCATCCCGCGCCCGGAGCTTGAGTGACAAGATCGGTGTCCTCTCGATTGGACGCTCGAATTTCTGCACGGCATTCTGTGTCGCCCCTGACACCATCGCGACCGCCAGTCACTGCCTGCTTGGTACACAAGAACAGCAAGGGCCCGACCTTTCGCGAGTGACGTTCAACGTCGGGGGAGAGAACATGCAGCTTCGCTCATCCCCGCTACTGGGGTCTACACGCAAGGAAGTACGACGCTCTATTCGCGCGGGCACGACTGGACTGCGCATCCGGCCGCCGATCGCGGCGGAACGCGATTGGGCCGTGGCCCGACTGTCAAAGCCAGTCTGCACAGCTGGCGGACTGGCGATGAGCGCGTTATCGCGCAAAGACATCGAGGCTCAGGCGGCAAAGGGGAACATCTATCAAGTCGCAATGCATCGCGACCTCGCAGCTGACCACCTTGTGGTAGGGGCGCCGTGCGCTATGTCGCGGAGCTTTCCTCAAGTGCGGGCTGAGACGATCGCCCTGGACTTCGCAAACGCGAATGCGATCCTCCTGCATACCTGCGACACAGGACTTGGCTCGTCTGGCTCGCCTATGCTGCGCGATGGAGCGGCCGGGCCCGAAGTCGTCGGCATCAATGTGGGCACTTACGTTATTTCGCCGCCGAGCACGAACCTCAGTTCAACGGCTCACTCGGATGAACCGACAAGCGAAGCGATCGCCAACACGGCGGTGCCGGTCTCGCAGTTCCGCAAGGCCGTCGATGCGTTTGCTGCGACCGTCGCTGTAGGACAGCAGACACCACGTCCCTAG
- a CDS encoding Do family serine endopeptidase — protein sequence MLDTPRIAALDDTRGAKGGPKRLRRAPIALSVLAAMVTAGIFWSGADVPRAHAEANAAATIDTPYGRAPLSFADLVDKVKPSVVSISVVNDGGAAKVAERGKGFAIPELPEDHPLHDFFKNLPKEFGQGEGGAPRAHPVQAQGSGFVVSEDGFVVTNNHVIDGATKIQVQFDLGEKYDAKLVGTDQRTDIALLKIENAKTTFPAVKLSKKQPRVGDWALAVGNPFGLGGTVTAGIVSALARDIGSGPYDYLQIDAAVNRGNSGGPTFNLDGEVIGVNTAIYSPSGGNVGIAFAVPANTVSDVVEQLKKGGSVSRGWLGVKIQNVDDDTAASLGLTEARGALVSEVTAGGPAASAGIKTQDAILQINADKIADSRDLARKIAEFSPDTTVDVKVWRGNEEKLIKVKLGLFPNSTDPMKPVEEEKPAKSSLDLSQLGVTLMPARSGDEQGVVIAEVDPSSDAAEKGLKPGDIILEISGDTVADPKDVVSGVKKAQELKRSAVLLHVKSGDQKRLVAVLLKDKKG from the coding sequence ATGCTCGACACTCCACGTATCGCGGCCTTGGATGACACACGGGGAGCAAAAGGCGGGCCAAAGCGCTTGCGCCGTGCGCCTATCGCCCTCTCGGTTCTAGCGGCTATGGTTACGGCTGGCATTTTCTGGAGCGGCGCCGACGTTCCGCGCGCCCATGCAGAGGCCAATGCGGCTGCGACGATCGACACGCCTTACGGCCGTGCGCCGCTTTCATTTGCGGACCTCGTGGACAAGGTAAAACCGTCGGTCGTTTCGATTTCGGTGGTCAATGATGGTGGCGCGGCGAAAGTCGCCGAGCGCGGCAAAGGGTTCGCTATCCCTGAATTGCCCGAAGACCACCCACTTCACGACTTCTTCAAGAATTTGCCCAAGGAGTTCGGTCAGGGCGAAGGCGGCGCACCGCGCGCGCATCCCGTGCAAGCGCAGGGTTCGGGCTTCGTCGTATCCGAAGACGGATTCGTCGTGACGAATAATCACGTTATCGACGGCGCTACCAAGATTCAGGTGCAGTTCGATCTTGGTGAGAAATATGATGCCAAGTTGGTCGGTACCGATCAGCGCACGGACATTGCGCTCCTGAAAATCGAGAACGCAAAGACGACGTTCCCCGCTGTGAAACTTTCAAAGAAGCAGCCGCGCGTTGGTGACTGGGCCTTGGCTGTTGGCAATCCCTTCGGCCTCGGTGGCACAGTGACTGCGGGCATCGTGTCAGCTCTGGCGCGTGACATTGGCTCTGGCCCGTACGACTACCTTCAGATTGACGCGGCCGTGAACCGCGGCAATTCGGGTGGTCCTACTTTCAACCTCGATGGCGAAGTCATTGGCGTCAACACCGCGATCTACAGCCCGTCTGGTGGGAACGTGGGTATTGCATTCGCGGTGCCAGCCAACACGGTCAGCGACGTTGTTGAGCAGCTGAAGAAGGGCGGATCGGTAAGCCGCGGTTGGCTCGGTGTGAAGATCCAGAACGTCGATGACGACACTGCGGCCAGCCTTGGCCTGACGGAAGCACGAGGCGCGCTGGTCAGCGAAGTAACAGCGGGTGGTCCTGCGGCTTCTGCCGGCATCAAGACACAGGATGCCATCCTTCAGATCAATGCGGACAAGATCGCCGACAGCCGCGACCTTGCTCGTAAGATTGCAGAGTTCTCTCCCGATACGACGGTCGACGTCAAAGTCTGGCGTGGCAACGAAGAGAAGTTGATCAAGGTCAAGCTGGGTCTCTTCCCCAATTCGACCGACCCGATGAAGCCCGTCGAGGAGGAAAAGCCCGCTAAGTCGTCGCTCGACTTGAGCCAGCTCGGAGTGACCCTGATGCCCGCGCGTTCGGGCGATGAACAGGGCGTGGTGATCGCAGAGGTTGATCCGTCTTCGGACGCGGCCGAAAAGGGCCTCAAGCCCGGCGACATCATCCTGGAGATCTCCGGCGATACGGTTGCCGACCCGAAAGACGTGGTATCCGGCGTCAAGAAGGCCCAGGAACTGAAGCGCTCCGCCGTGCTGCTGCACGTCAAGTCGGGGGATCAGAAACGGCTCGTGGCGGTCCTGCTCAAGGACAAAAAGGGTTAA
- a CDS encoding response regulator transcription factor, protein MRVLVIEDDRETAQFLQKSLKENGHTADLAGDGESGLSLAEEGNYDVLIVDRMLPRLDGLSIIKSLRTKGNRTPALILSALGEVDDRVKGLRAGGDDYLTKPYAYSELLARVEALGRRAVPEEQQTRYVVGDLVLDRLSHRVTRNGEQILLQPREYRLLEYLMQHAGQVVTRTMLLEHVWDYHFDPQTNVIDVHISRLRAKIDKSFDKPLLHTVRGAGYTIRDGPL, encoded by the coding sequence ATGCGCGTTCTTGTGATCGAAGACGACCGTGAGACGGCGCAGTTTCTGCAGAAGTCGCTCAAGGAAAATGGTCATACGGCAGATCTTGCCGGCGACGGAGAGAGCGGGCTTTCGCTTGCTGAAGAAGGGAACTACGACGTTCTCATCGTCGACAGGATGCTGCCGCGACTCGATGGGCTTTCCATCATCAAATCTCTGCGCACCAAAGGCAACCGGACACCTGCGCTGATCTTGTCGGCGCTCGGCGAAGTCGATGATCGCGTCAAGGGGCTGCGCGCAGGCGGCGACGACTATCTGACGAAGCCGTACGCTTATTCGGAGCTGCTTGCGCGTGTCGAGGCACTAGGCCGCCGGGCGGTTCCGGAAGAGCAGCAGACGCGCTACGTCGTTGGCGATCTTGTGCTCGACCGTCTGTCTCATCGTGTCACGCGCAACGGCGAGCAGATCCTGCTCCAACCGCGAGAATACCGGCTGCTTGAGTATCTCATGCAGCATGCCGGACAGGTCGTGACGCGCACGATGCTTCTTGAACACGTGTGGGATTATCACTTCGATCCGCAAACGAACGTGATCGACGTGCATATCTCGCGGCTAAGAGCCAAGATCGACAAGAGCTTTGACAAGCCCTTGCTGCATACTGTGCGCGGGGCAGGATATACGATCCGTGACGGACCTCTTTGA